AGATCATGGTGACGACGGAATTTATCGGTCCGATCATGGACCTGTGTCAGGAGCGGCGTGGTCAGTACCAGGGGATGGAATATATGGAGACTACCAGGGCACTTCTGAAATACCATTTGCCTTTGAATGAAATAATCTATGACTTTTTCGACGCATTGAAATCACGTTCCAGAGGATACGCATCATTTGATTATGAGATGCTGGGTTATGAGCGCAGTGAACTTGTGAAACTGGATATTCTGGTAAATCACGAGGAGGTGGATGCTCTTTCCTTTATCGTATTCTCTGAATCCGCGTATGAGCGCGGCAGAAAGATGTGTGAGAAACTGAAACAGGAGATTCCGCGGCAGCTGTTTGAGATACCGATTCAGGCCGCGATCGGCAGCAAGATCATCGCACGCGAGACAGTGAAAGCGATGAGGAAGGATGTACTTGCAAAGTGTTACGGAGGAGATATCTCTCGTAAACGTAAACTTCTGGAGAAACAGAAGGAAGGAAAGAAACGCATGCGCCAGGTAGGAAATGTGGAGATTCCGCAGAAAGCGTTTATGAGCGTTTTGAAACTGGATGATAAGTAATGAGCAGGGGGATGGGACTACGACGGCTGGTCCCGTCCCCTTAGTGCGAGACCCATCCCGGAAAGGGGCAAAGATGAAACAAGCGACAGAGCTGTATCTGCACATACCGTTTTGTGTGAAGAAATGTGAATACTGTGATTTTTTATCCGGTCCGGCAGACGCGGCACGGCAGGATGCCTACGCAAAGGCATTGCTTAGAGAAATTGAGAATACAGTGCTCCCGGATGATACGGAGATATCCTCCATTTTTATTGGAGGAGGTACGCCGTCTGTCATACCGGAGGAATGGATTCAACATTTTCTGGACAAAATAAGAGACAGGTTTTGTCTTGCCGCGGATGCCGAGATAACAATAGAGGCAAATCCCGGTACACTGAACAGGGAAAAGCTGTCTGCTTACCGCAGGGGAGGCGTCAACAGACTCAGCATCGGGCTGCAGTCTGCGGTTGACAGTGAACTGAAACGCCTTGGCAGGATTCATACGTTCCGGGATTTTCAGGAGAATTTCGAGGAAGCCAGAAATGCCGGTTTTTCAAACATCAATGTAGATCTGATGATGGCCCTGCCCGGTCAGAACCGTGCATCATGGAGGAAGAGCCTTGAGACTGTGGCGGCCTTTTCACCGGAACACATTTCCGCTTACAGTCTGATCGTTGAGCCGGGTACCCCGTTTGCAGGACAGGAACTTGATTTGCCCGGTGAGGAAGAAGAGAGGCAGATGTACTGGGAAACTGTGGACTTTCTGAAGTTCCGCGGTTACGAACAGTATGAGATCTCAAATTTTGCAAAGGCGGGATATGAATGCCGCCATAATATTGGGTATTGGATGCGGACACCGTATCTCGGCCTCGGCCTCGGAGCCTCATCTCTGATTGAAGAGAACAGGTTTTCAAACACGGAGAACATGGGGGAATACCTGACAGTGAGCGGCGAGCCTGACAGCATTCGGAAAAACAGGGAAACACTGACTGCCGAAGAACAGATGGAGGAATTCATGTTCCTGGGTCTGCGGATGACGAAGGGAGTATCTGAAAACAGATTTTTGCAGCTGTACGGGGCTGATATGGACGAAATTTACGGTGCCGTGATCGCCAGATTCGTGGAGCTGGGTCTGATGGAACGCGCAAACGGCAGAGTGCGTCTGTCCAGAGAGGGAGTATCTGTGAGTAACGCTGTTATGTCGGAGTTCCTTCTGTCCTTCTGATGAACGAACAAATGTTTGCAAAAGGTCCGCGGGTGTGGTAAAATCAGGGACAGGAAAATGGCGATATAGTTTACATAAGAATGAAGAAGGAGCACAGCATGGCAGCTTGGAAACAGGAAAAACAGTTTATTAAAATACGCGGGGCGAGGGAAAATAATCTCAAAGACCTGAACGTAGACATACCGCGGAATGAGTTTGTGGTTCTCACGGGTCTTAGCGGTTCGGGGAAAAGCTCTCTGGCATTTGACACGATCTATGCGGAAGGCCAGCGGCGCTACATGGAAAGTCTGTCTTCCTATGCGCGGCAGTTCCTGGGACAGATGGAGAAGCCGAACGTGGAGAGCATCGAGGGACTTTCCCCTGCAATCTCGATTGATCAGAAGTCCACAAACAGAAATCCGCGTTCTACGGTGGGCACCGTGACGGAGATCTATGATTATTTCCGCCTCTTGTATGCACGTATCGGAATTCCCCACTGCCCCAAATGCGGTAAGGTGATTGCCCGTCAGACCGTAGACCAGATGGTGGACCACATTATGGATCTGCCCTCCGGCACGAAGATTCAGCTTCTTGCCCCGGTTGTGCGCGGACGCAAGGGCCGTCATGAAAAACTGCTGGAACAGGCAAAAAAAAGCGGTTATGTGAGAGTCATGATCGACGGGAATCTGTATGAGCTTTCTGAAGAGATCAAACTGGATAAGAATATTAAACATAATATAGAAATTATAGTAGACCGGCTGGTGGTGAAAGACGGGATCGGAAAACGTCTGACGGATTCCATTGAAAGTGTACTGGACCTGTCGGAAGGGCTTTTGGTGGTCGATGTCATTGGCGGTGAGCAGCTGCAGTTCAGCCAGAGTTTTTCCTGTCCGGACTGCGGTATCAGTATGGAGGAGATTGAGCCCCGAAGCTTTTCATTTAATAATCCGTTTGGCGCCTGCCCGGTCTGCCTGGGTCTGGGATACAAGATGGAGTTTGACGTCGATCTGATGATTCCGGATCAGTCCCTGAGCATCGAGGATGGAGCCATTGCCGTGATGGGCTGGCAGTCCTGTACGGATAAAAGCAGTTATACTCATGCGATTCTGGAAGCGCTGTCGAAAGAGTATGAGTTCTCGCTGGACACGCCGTTCGAACAGTATTCAGACCAGGTCAGGGATGTTTTGATCAACGGGACGAAGGGAAAAGAGGTAAAAGTCTACTATAAAGGCCAGCGGGGAGAGGGAATCTACGATGTGGCTTTCGAAGGGCTGATACGGAATGTGGAACGCAGATACCGTGAGACAGGATCTGAGACACTCAAGGCAGAATACGAAAGTTTTATGCGGATCACACCATGCCCGTCCTGTAAAGGCCAGCGGTTAAAAAGCACTTCTCTGGCTGTGACGGTGGGGGATAAGAATATCCATGAAGTAACGGATATGTCGATCAAAAAGCTGAGTCGCTTTATGGAAGAACTGAAACTGACAGAAACACAGCAGATGATCGGAGTCCAGGTGCTCAGAGAGATTCGTGCAAGGGTAGGTTTTCTGCTGGACGTGGGTCTTGATTACCTGACTCTGGCTCGTGCCACGGGAACGCTCTCCGGAGGTGAGGCTCAGAGAATCCGGCTTGCGACACAGATCGGTTCCGGACTTGTCGGCGTCGCGTATATTCTGGATGAGCCGAGCATCGGCCTGCACCAGCGTGACAACGACAAATTGCTGAAGACGCTCTGCCACCTGCGGGATCTGGGGAACACGCTGATTGTGGTGGAACACGATGAGGATACCATGCTTGCTGCAGACTGCGTCGTTGATATCGGGCCGGGCGCCGGCGAGCACGGCGGCGAGCTGGTCGGGATCGGAACGGCGGAAGAGCTGATGAAGAACCCCGATTCCATTACGGGCGCGTACCTGAGCGGCAGGATGAGGATACCGGTTCCTGCAGAGCGCAGAAAACCGACAGGTTTTATCACCATAAAAGGTGCCGCTGAGAATAATCTCAAGAATATCGATGTTGACATTCCGCTGGGGGTGATGACGTGTGTGACCGGGGTATCCGGTTCCGGAAAGAGTTCACTCGTCAATGAGATTCTGTACAAGAAGCTGGCGCGGAAGCTGAATCACGCACGCGTGATACCGGGGAAACACAGGACGATCGTCGGATACGATCAGCTTGATAAAGTGATTGATATTGATCAGTCGCCGATCGGCAGAACACCGCGGTCCAATCCGGCAACGTATACCGGAGTCTTTGATCTGATCCGTGACCTCTTCGCGGCTACGGCCGATGCGAAGGCAAAAGGGTACAAGAAGGGCCGCTTCAGCTTTAATGTAAAGGGCGGCCGCTGTGAAGCGTGCAGCGGAGACGGAATCCTGAAGATTGAGATGCATTTTCTTCCGGATGTCTATGTGCCGTGTGAAGTCTGCAAGGGTCAGAGGTATAACCGCGAAACGCTGGAAGTAAA
The Ruminococcus gauvreauii genome window above contains:
- the uvrA gene encoding excinuclease ABC subunit UvrA, whose translation is MAAWKQEKQFIKIRGARENNLKDLNVDIPRNEFVVLTGLSGSGKSSLAFDTIYAEGQRRYMESLSSYARQFLGQMEKPNVESIEGLSPAISIDQKSTNRNPRSTVGTVTEIYDYFRLLYARIGIPHCPKCGKVIARQTVDQMVDHIMDLPSGTKIQLLAPVVRGRKGRHEKLLEQAKKSGYVRVMIDGNLYELSEEIKLDKNIKHNIEIIVDRLVVKDGIGKRLTDSIESVLDLSEGLLVVDVIGGEQLQFSQSFSCPDCGISMEEIEPRSFSFNNPFGACPVCLGLGYKMEFDVDLMIPDQSLSIEDGAIAVMGWQSCTDKSSYTHAILEALSKEYEFSLDTPFEQYSDQVRDVLINGTKGKEVKVYYKGQRGEGIYDVAFEGLIRNVERRYRETGSETLKAEYESFMRITPCPSCKGQRLKSTSLAVTVGDKNIHEVTDMSIKKLSRFMEELKLTETQQMIGVQVLREIRARVGFLLDVGLDYLTLARATGTLSGGEAQRIRLATQIGSGLVGVAYILDEPSIGLHQRDNDKLLKTLCHLRDLGNTLIVVEHDEDTMLAADCVVDIGPGAGEHGGELVGIGTAEELMKNPDSITGAYLSGRMRIPVPAERRKPTGFITIKGAAENNLKNIDVDIPLGVMTCVTGVSGSGKSSLVNEILYKKLARKLNHARVIPGKHRTIVGYDQLDKVIDIDQSPIGRTPRSNPATYTGVFDLIRDLFAATADAKAKGYKKGRFSFNVKGGRCEACSGDGILKIEMHFLPDVYVPCEVCKGQRYNRETLEVKYKGKNIFEVLDMTVEEALKFFEHVPSIRRKIQTLYDVGLSYIRLGQPSTTLSGGEAQRIKLATELSRRSTGKTIYILDEPTTGLHFADVHKLIDILKRLSEGGNTVVVIEHNLDVIKTADYIIDIGPEGGDRGGTVIAKGTPEEVAACPQSYTGRYVEKYL
- the hemW gene encoding radical SAM family heme chaperone HemW; protein product: MKQATELYLHIPFCVKKCEYCDFLSGPADAARQDAYAKALLREIENTVLPDDTEISSIFIGGGTPSVIPEEWIQHFLDKIRDRFCLAADAEITIEANPGTLNREKLSAYRRGGVNRLSIGLQSAVDSELKRLGRIHTFRDFQENFEEARNAGFSNINVDLMMALPGQNRASWRKSLETVAAFSPEHISAYSLIVEPGTPFAGQELDLPGEEEERQMYWETVDFLKFRGYEQYEISNFAKAGYECRHNIGYWMRTPYLGLGLGASSLIEENRFSNTENMGEYLTVSGEPDSIRKNRETLTAEEQMEEFMFLGLRMTKGVSENRFLQLYGADMDEIYGAVIARFVELGLMERANGRVRLSREGVSVSNAVMSEFLLSF